The DNA sequence TCACGGTTTGTGACGTTCCTGGATTGATTGAAGGCGCTCATAACAATGTTGGCTTGGGCCACGCCTTCTTGCGCCACATCGAACGCTGCAAAATCCTGGTGTTGCTGATAGACATGGCTGGAACGGACAACCGCGCTCCTTGGGACGATTACAAGCAACTATTGAGTGAGTTGGAACTGCACGACCCAACCTTGTTGGAAAAACCTCGTTTGGTCGTGGCTAACAAAATGGACGAAGCGGTCGCTGAGGAAAACTTGAAAATTTTCAAACGCAAGATCCGCAAGACCCCGGTCCTGCCCATTGCTGCCGCCTTCGACGAAGGCGTCGAAAAATTCAAGCTGACGATTCGCGAGGCGGTTGAAGCCGCTAAAGAACCTCAGAAGTAAGCTTTGGCTTGCGCTCGGCCCGATTTCACCCCTTACACTCAGAGATAGATATTTAATATGTTAAAAGCTGGCATTGTCGGTCTTCCCAACGTTGGGAAATCCACTCTTTTCAACGCCGTGACCCGCACCCGCAAGGCGCAGGCGGCCAATTATCCTTTCTGCACCATTGATCCCAATGTCGGCATCGTCACCGTACCAGACTCCCGCCTGGAGGTGCTCAAGAACATCGCTAAAACCACAGTTATCATTCCCGCCGCTGTCGAGTTCGTCGATATCGCCGGTCTCGTGAAAGGTGCCAGCGCCGGTGAAGGTCTCGGCAACAAGTTCCTGACTCACATCCGCGAAGTCGATGCCATTGTCCAGGTGGTTCGTTGCTTCGACGATCCCGATATTCACCACGTCACTGGCAGCGTCGATCCCGTGCGGGATATCGAAACCATCAACACCGAACTCGTTCTGGCCGACCTCGAAGCAGTGAAAAAGAAGCGCGCTTCCATTGGCAAGGATGTGAAACGTGGCGATAAGGAAGCCGTGGCCCAGGATGCGGTGCTCGCCAAATTCGAGCCGATTCTCGATGCCGGCAAGCCCGGCCTCACGGTCGAACTCACTCCGGAAGATAAGGTCATTTCCAAAAGTTTTTATCTACTGACCGACAAACCAACCATCTTTGCTTGCAACGTCAAGGAAAGCGACCTGGCCACTGCCGACCAGAACCCCTACGTGCTCAAGGTGCGTGAATACGTAAAAACTCACCTCGCCTGTGAAGCCGTGGTTATCAGCGCGCAGATTGAAAGCGATCTGATCGATCTTTCGGACGAAGAAGCCAAGGCATTTTTGAAGGAATTGGGCGTTGAAGAAAGCGGCGTTGGTGCTCTCATTCGTGCGACGTATCACCTACTCGGATTACGCACTTACTTTACCGCTGGTGAAAAAGAAGTCCGCGCCTGGACGATTCACGTCGGCAATACTGCCCCTCAAGCCGCCGGCGTCATCCATAGCGACTTCGAACGCGGTTTCATCAAGGCTGAAACCGTCGCTTACGAGGATCTCGTCAAATGCGGTTCTGTTGCCGTCGCCCGCGAAAAGGGTCTCTACCGCATGGAAGGCAAGGAATACATCGTCAAAGATGGCGATGTGATGCTTTTCAAATTTAACGTGTAGTTTCCAGTTCATTTTATTTACCGAGAAAGCCGCCTGGATTAAATAGGCGGCTTTTTTACATTTGCATCACGGACGGCGACCGTCCTCCAGACGTTCATAAGCTTTACCCCTTCTCTATTTGTTGAAACCTTCTTCTTCGATCGCCGTCTGTTACTTATGAGACGGGACTGAACCCGCCCGCTTGACCGAAAGAATCAACTGAATGGTAAGAGTAATAGTTCGCATGAAGAAAAACTTATCAATCATCGTCGCTAGCATAGTCCTTACAGGCACCCTGTCGCTCACCCTGCCGTCTGCTTTCGCGGACGGCACCAACGCCCCCGCTGCTGGTGAGAAGCATCACCACAATGAGCGTCATCCCGCCATCCATGCGGCTATTCGTAATTTAGAAGAAGCCAAGCACGATCTGGAACGTGCGGACCACGATTTCGGCGGGCATCGCAAGGCGGC is a window from the Pedosphaera parvula Ellin514 genome containing:
- the ychF gene encoding redox-regulated ATPase YchF gives rise to the protein MLKAGIVGLPNVGKSTLFNAVTRTRKAQAANYPFCTIDPNVGIVTVPDSRLEVLKNIAKTTVIIPAAVEFVDIAGLVKGASAGEGLGNKFLTHIREVDAIVQVVRCFDDPDIHHVTGSVDPVRDIETINTELVLADLEAVKKKRASIGKDVKRGDKEAVAQDAVLAKFEPILDAGKPGLTVELTPEDKVISKSFYLLTDKPTIFACNVKESDLATADQNPYVLKVREYVKTHLACEAVVISAQIESDLIDLSDEEAKAFLKELGVEESGVGALIRATYHLLGLRTYFTAGEKEVRAWTIHVGNTAPQAAGVIHSDFERGFIKAETVAYEDLVKCGSVAVAREKGLYRMEGKEYIVKDGDVMLFKFNV